A window from Kovacikia minuta CCNUW1 encodes these proteins:
- a CDS encoding SH3 domain-containing protein translates to MNVKLPILSAIAAAALSVGVALPAFAGPGVLIGLEPGARVNVRSEPSTRSYSPHYGLIGDRIEILDQTQGYDGYTWYYVSFRSGARGWVRGDFVRPISYTPDRPNPPRESTVAAFNTNTYNVKVYRQRGRLYMDVYNKRAGYSVLNRAPAAVDNYGRRTSYYNTRGEYVYKVTTAPNGRYTLAVLYNDRQITREPGYQIW, encoded by the coding sequence ATGAACGTTAAGCTCCCCATTTTGTCTGCGATCGCCGCTGCTGCGCTCTCTGTTGGTGTTGCCCTGCCCGCCTTTGCCGGACCTGGAGTACTGATTGGGCTGGAACCCGGTGCCCGTGTCAACGTCCGCTCTGAACCCAGCACCCGTTCCTACTCTCCCCATTACGGTTTGATTGGAGACAGAATTGAAATTCTGGATCAAACTCAGGGATACGATGGCTATACCTGGTACTATGTCAGCTTCCGCTCCGGCGCGAGGGGTTGGGTGCGAGGAGATTTTGTCCGTCCAATCAGCTACACACCGGATAGACCTAATCCCCCCAGAGAATCAACGGTTGCTGCCTTCAACACCAACACTTACAACGTGAAGGTTTACAGACAGCGAGGCCGGTTGTACATGGATGTTTACAACAAGCGCGCGGGTTACTCAGTCTTGAATAGGGCACCTGCGGCTGTTGACAACTACGGGCGGAGAACCAGTTATTACAATACTCGTGGCGAGTATGTGTACAAGGTGACTACTGCTCCCAATGGCAGGTACACCCTGGCAGTTCTTTATAACGATCGCCAGATTACCCGCGAACCCGGTTATCAAATCTGGTAA
- a CDS encoding phosphorylase family protein, with protein MPLPIQIVLVPQGAEYQAVCRGLRKVSDPPIVLPVPVGPIPIGNHLKTLQENGNFSNQPNILMMGLCGSLTSPHSIASLVLYQGCINDPSTPHPTPHTPHPLPTNRPLTTHIQQKLGKQVTLVRALTSDRVIWSAAEKRSLATAADVVDMEGYPTLEFLSQIGIAVAMLRVVSDDSQHDLPDLTWAFSSEGALLPGRMAIGMLRQPIGAVRLIQGSLRGLNVLQRVTTTLFS; from the coding sequence ATGCCCTTGCCGATTCAAATCGTCCTGGTTCCTCAGGGTGCCGAGTATCAAGCCGTTTGTCGGGGCTTGCGAAAGGTTTCTGATCCCCCGATCGTCCTTCCCGTTCCGGTCGGTCCAATCCCAATCGGGAATCACTTAAAGACCCTTCAGGAAAACGGAAACTTTTCTAATCAGCCAAATATCTTGATGATGGGTTTGTGTGGCAGTCTAACCTCCCCTCATTCCATCGCCAGCCTCGTACTCTATCAGGGCTGTATCAACGACCCATCCACCCCACACCCCACACCCCACACCCCACACCCTCTTCCCACTAATCGCCCCCTCACGACCCACATTCAGCAAAAATTAGGTAAACAAGTAACGTTGGTTAGGGCGTTGACGAGCGATCGCGTCATCTGGTCTGCTGCGGAAAAACGATCGCTGGCTACCGCTGCCGATGTTGTCGATATGGAAGGCTATCCAACCCTGGAATTTTTGAGTCAAATCGGGATTGCGGTTGCCATGCTGCGGGTGGTTAGTGACGATTCTCAACACGACTTGCCGGATCTCACCTGGGCATTTAGTTCAGAAGGGGCATTGTTGCCAGGGCGGATGGCGATCGGGATGCTCCGACAACCAATCGGTGCGGTTCGACTGATCCAGGGGTCTTTGCGAGGCTTAAACGTATTACAGCGTGTGACGACTACGCTGTTTAGTTGA